ccaatatttatgtgtttaaataaataaacaaataaagtttAGGTCTCAAttcaatgatgaaaataaaaactGCCTACtactttttttcagaaaaaaactACTTCCCACTCCTTTTATTTCTATGTGAACAATcccaccattattattattattattactattgcgCTTATTATTCTTTGCACCTGTTAATTAAAAACATTCTTGAATTATAAATAATGGCACTCACACATAGTTTATACAGTTTTTTCCCATTCAGCGCATAAAAACTTTATACTTTTCATATCATTTCTATCgttttttatattaaatcaCTAAacaatatcattttatttctatAAGCGACTGATTTATAAAACGCCATATGATCACTTTGAACAAATTACTATTATCAGATGGGGGTCTTGTGGAgcttttagtaattttatatagttgagataatgagtcaattgaagctagatcaacataaaaaacctggaagcactggttcagtgctcgcgcgcgagactggtatgccctaggttcgaatctcgagaggcgggatcgtagatgcgcactgctgaggagtcccacaataagacgaaacggccgtctagtgcttccaggttttccatggtggtctagcttcaactgactcatgatctcaactacataacattactattattcctatcattactattattattatggatttACTTACCTGTCATTAAGTTATCATTGAAAGGGTAAGACATTGTAATGATTCAAATTTTAATTGCCcagattattttaaacaaaatttacaataTCCTCTACATACTCGACTTCTAATTTCTGTCATactattttattcaaattttaaagaatgtttacataaataattGTATAATATTTAGGAAGAAACAATCTATGCAAAATGGAAATATTCTTCTACATTTCAAAATCTTTTAATGTTCTTGATGACTGTGGTAAATGGGATGTGATACCTTTTTTCCcaatatgaattactttaattCGCTTTTTATGCTTAACCTTTCtatcataatattttattttacttaaacacaaatattggtacaaaggggcatcagataaatatgcgccacacaaatatcattcaatctgtgtgagggctgtgatactgcccggatgcctaaactcaagcaggtggttgttttaggggaccacacccggagcctttgatatAAAGGTttcatccacaaggcagtggagtaactttaggagatgaagtcccatggtagccgatgaccatcgattgattcatacgccatttgttccttcaggatactggagcccatgtgcaccattggtttggaatcagggtttgacAATTACcccaggtgaactttccgtgtccaccaacccagttaaagcaccagatattcgctttccgtcctctcaatttcgcaaacaacagtaatgccacgagaaggcagtgagtaggacttccctggtagaggctatatacgcttggccatgtgagagcatttcgagaaggagaacggactctccccactctcggccataccagggcatttgggggcatcacATTATATGGTCAAGAGTAATCAATACTTACATTTCAATGACTATTGGTTAAAGGGGGGTGGgactatttaaaataattgaagGAAACAAAAtcgttttaatatttatttagcctTTAAAACATAGATACATTTATGCATGTTGTGTTCATATTATGCTTTTTTCTGGGCACACTCATGAATAAAATAGCATCTTGATGTAATAGCCAAGATACGTGTGAGTCTTTGATATTAAACATAGTCTACATACTTAATTTCCTGCTATATCACAGCATAGTTCAACTTTATAACAACAAGCTGAGTAATAATATACAGGTTTTACACAAAGCCAAATACATGAGATTATATAATAAAACTCAACTTATATATCTAATTTCAAAACAGAAGTCTATAAGAAGTTTACCATAGATACCAAAGGCAGAATATATAGTCCTCAATAGTTCATGAGTGTTCAGATTCCATCCCACTAGTGAACAACTCATCAAAAATGGATCGCATCCGACAAAGCAATCAACTAGAAAAAAGGATTAACAATACTCAACTTAAAATAGACAGTTAAGATTGATGAAAAGGAACGATTGAAACTAAAAGACGACCGCTAAATATTTAATTCCATTCACATGTAGAACtataaataatgatataaatcaAAAAGTAACTGCATCTACTCAAAGATCTCAATGAAAACACAATTGTCGAGAAAACTGTACAGCacgaataattttttttgatttGTGGTCACCAAATGGTACAGACAAGAGACCCATCATAAAAGCAACTGTATGTATAATGTGTCTAAACAGTACTACGTATGCAAGTAAAGTGAATTATAAATTTCCTGCTATTTGATAAGATTTGCATTAATAATGAGGTTCGCATATGATTGCTCTgacaaaaaaagaaatcaaattCATGTTTGCAAGGGGAATTTACAACATTCAAAGTCAACAGTACCAAATTATCCAGCTCGTTTTGAGTTACAGTTTAGTTCTGTATAGTCTTGGTTGTATACTACTTAAGAGTTCTAAATAAGTATTAAAACTTATCCAATCTCTCCCTTGAgttcataataaataactaaatttgaataatagatatttacaactaaaattGGATGTCGATTGGAATCAttattaatcataataaaaacaattataCTTTACATTATACAAAATAGTCTCATTTTCACTATTGAGATTTTTGTAACTACACTATTTCAAATATTGACTATATACTTGAGGAttgtatttcttttattttcaatatatgaTATTATGCAGTCTCTTAAATATAATCATCATTAATCTCTTtatcaaatttccaaaatattcTAACTtgaattatcttttttttactttatggTAAACTCTTTTGTTGCTGACACTTTACTAATGATATGAAAGATAAAATAGTTTTGGTCTATTCTGATATTCTTACGAGATTAATGACATCAGTAAATAAATCATCAGTATTTGGATTATAGATACAAATAAGTGATTTTCAGATGATAGAGAATATATGTAACTCAAGATAAAGATGTTAAAAGTGTTGTGTTGTCAATTAttgaactaaggatagagagcgaagtagtcgaacgtgtcgacaacttcacttatcttggaagtctgatcagccctaatgggttggtgtctgacgaaatctctgcacggattcaaaaagctcgtttggcttttgccaacttacgtcacctgtggcgaagacgagatatagGTCTATCAATTAacggacgagtatactgcgcagcagttcgttctgttctactttacggctgtgaaacatagTCATTAAGAGTAGGAGATACTCgtgagttactagtatttgaccacagatgccttagaaatattgctcgcatctgctgggatcaccgggtaagtaatagtgaggttagacacagggtattagggaatgatggtaaatcagttgatgagaatACTGCCCTAGAATGGAGAGGGTGGTTTTATATGGATAAGCATATATATCCACTATCAAGAAGGATCACTCACTCATTTCTCAAGGCACAGGTGTttttacgaaatttagaggacaAAAAGAAAACGTCCAGTGAttgaaccgggttggtgggtacgGAACAATTACCAAggagagttgggaaaccctggtTTCAAATCAATGCTCCATATAAGCTACAAGATCCTGAGGGACCAAATAAGATATGAACCTATTCCTTGTCACCATCTCCTTCCATGGGATCGCATCgactaacgttgctccactgcctcgtcGATCGAGGCTCTAGATCAGGCTTCTGGGGTGGACTCCCAAGAAAACCACCCACTTCGGTTTAGACATCTGGCCAGCATTCCAGACCTCACACAAATTTATTGTGGTGCATATATTTtggtgccactttgtaccaatattcaagtgtttaaataaataaatacaatacaGGATTTGAAAAAATAGTTTAAAAACCTAAAATTGTAAATATCCATCGATCAGCAACCTTCGACTCTCCCTTTGGGTATATTAACAACTacaacattttcattttaactGGTAAAAACCATATTTTTGTAGATTGGACCAATGGAAAACGAACACAGAACTATAAAAATGGGAAACTAAGATGGAGAAAACTAGAAGACATagataagaactctcgtctaaattagagcgaatagtttcacagtatttgagcgccgagttgatgtaagacattaaataggaataatatatttgtaaaatctcagcgaatgaattttaattaaatccaactcggagaaccatgtacctatttatattcgataattttgatgtttgattataattccttgaaaaagcttggaccagattgccaggcgaaacgttggatttaattaaaattcattcgctgagattttacaaatatattattcctatttaatgtctagaAGACATAGGTTTCAATTTATAAATAACTTGCCTCAAAACATATTGTGGAGAGGAAATTTAGTATTTATACAAAATCCGGTTTTAAAAGTCATGTCGTTTAAAAGTAAATTCGTAGATTATGAGTGTAGAGGTAAATGATGATAAAAACTCCGATAATCCTGTAAAATAATAATCGTCCTGTGGAGTTCAGCCAAAAATGTTACTTACTTTCGTTTCTGGTATAAATAGGTCATACGAACAACAAAATGAATCTAATGCAACAAAATGTTGGTTTCTATTTACTCTTTAAAAGATCAATTTCAAAAGATGAATAaaagtatttaaataaaatcatcAAAGACATTACAAGGCATTGAACATATTTAGGATGTTGTGCATTTGGTTTACTTGATAATTCTGCAGTGACTAAGTGATTCATTTGCCAGGTACAGTTTCGTATATCTGGCTAGTGATACTAACCAGTTGTTCAAACCAAAAGCGGGATAGGCTTCAAAACTCCTTAACCACTGAACTACCGCTCAGGGAGCAATAAACAAACGTTTAATTCTGGTCTGAGAATTTCCAGAACCAAACAAACCATAGCCTTCCAAGGACAAGATtcaggagagagagagagaagagaGCACAGTACTTCTGAACCAGTCAGTTATAAACGATTGTTCCACAATTATAATTCCAGTTGATTAGTGATTTTGTACGACAGTCAGGATTTATCATCAGAAGTTTGAAAATCCTTGCCGAAGTGAGAACTTAAATACCCTGGATTATAGCCCTGATCTGGTTATAGGTGCGTACTGCTGGTAAACAGTAAGCTAGAATAAGGCAGCTACATAGTGTACCCTATGTTCTAAGTGATTCTCTAACTGGCATCAGTTAGTGATGGAAGCTAACTTCGAATTGCAAAATTTTAAGGACATTCTACCTTAATAATTTTGTAGTGAGCAATACTATTAATAAGTAACTTAGTGTTACTACAAAATGGAGACGTTGGTACATTTGGCTTGAATATTTAAatcccctgcctaaaaaagactGAAGTGTTCTAGCTTCGATGAACTAGTGTATGATTCACATTACTTCcattttcatttataatttatcaaaataaaaaaacattggtCCTAAGGGTTCGTATGACTACATCCCAGTGATTCAGGGACGATATGAGATAAAATGCACTTACAAATAGTAAAATCTAGGTAAAATTCTATTTGCAATATGATGATACTTTTTTTAAGTGCTTTTGAAATTGATTACTTATTAGTAGGCAAATTTGCAAAGGAAAAATATAACTATCTAGTAGAAGCATAAATGATAACCTTCGGCCACTAAAAGCTCCTGTATTTTGAGATCACCTACCATTATTTCTATGGTAAGTTCTTAAATTGAAACACATTTATTGCTTTTCAACCTTAAAGGTAAATTTTCCAGTACCAGTTTAGTCAAAATCTCTACtaaatttataaacaaactAACATTGAAGACCAACGTCAAAAACAATCCCCTGCTAAACTAGAATATTTTAGAGATTACTAAGCAATATTTCGTCCACTGCATGCAGCATTGAAAAATACAGTATAATAAGGGCTTTTCCGAAAGCTTTCATTAAATATGCTCTATTGATAGATGACCCTAACACTACAAAAACACATAATATAGTAAAACTATAGAGCTGTATATAAGAcactaaaatatgaaaaataaacaaacaactaCATACAGTCTAATATGAAATTTATGAACAAGAACACTTCTTTGGTAGATGAAAACAAACTTTATTATTATGAGAGTATCTCTGTATCTATGGTTAaatttgttagataacaaaatGACTTTCAATATAGTgcttatgatttacaataatgtcTATCTAAGTGAAATGAGAAATTATGACGTCGAATATGATTGGGATTGATTTGTGCTTATAAAGTAATACTCAAGTAGACTTTTTCTTATAATCTTTAATAGCAGCCTGGATAGCATCTTCAGCAAGCACTAAATATCAAACAGAAAAATAAGAGAGAAGAAACTTAAACCAGAAAAGGGTTAAACCAAAGAAAATTTTGAAAACAACGCGAAGCAAAAATGTGTAgacatctatatatatatatatatatatatatactactgaaatcgattttgaaccatgtcaacTTGAACTATAGCTTACGATTATCCCATGAAACTTAACCAATAGGTCTACAGCTGCCCTACACTGGTCAAATAGgcaatcaattgtttcataaAATGATGACAAGTTTcgatttttcatagttaaaatcatgagtcaatcaaagctagaccaccatggaaagcctggaagcactggacggccgtttcgtcaaattatgggactcctcagcagtgcgcatccacgatccatgaGTTCTactgggaagcagtggccagtagAGTTCTACCAAGTTTGTTGTAGagacatcaactcactgaagacaactggtgaacggtcgctcaaaatcgtggattggttgaagtcagacatcaacaccgttggatgccggctcagtggtctatcggttaagggctctggctcgagactggtaggtcctgggttcgaatctcgcgagtgcgggatcgtggatgcgaattgccgaggaatcccataataggacgaaacggccgtctagtgcttccaggttttccatggtggtctagcttcaattgactcatgatttcaactatgaaagtttcGGTTTGTCAGTTTTCAATCTTCTCAAGTTACTCATATCCTGGTCAACATTACGCGTCGAAACAGGCGGCGAATAGACatctttttaataaattcaaGCTACCtaagttgatgaagatttacagaACTCGACTTTAGTGAGTAATGAAGATTTCATCAACCTTGAAATTTAATTAGCCTTGaacaataaaaacatttttggATAATTTTACAATGATGTACCATTTTTGAATCTTCTTAGGATGAAGCGATAGAAATTTAACTCCGAAGAACAGGTATTGTTATGATAAACCCAAAGTGATGCAACGTTTACTTCGACCtcattttttataaatatcaCAAGCTATAGTGATTTGAGCTAATAATCCAAGTAGTTGCATTCATAAAATTTACTTAGGTTGTGTTACCTATTTCTATGTTCTGTAAAGAAACGCTACATGTGgaataaattaacaaataattgaaCGTAAAATTAATTAGTACTGACTTACTAGAACAGTGCAATTTGACAGGTGGAAGTTTTAGTTCTTTGGCAATATcactattttttatttttgcaGCTTCATCAATTGTTTTACCTTTAACCCATTCAGTTGCCAGTGAACTAGATGCAATTGCCGAACCACAACCAAATGTTTTAAATTTCGCATCTATTATCTTCCCATTTTCATCTACCTGAAATCAAAAGAAATGCATCAAAAACAGATTTTTTTACGTGTGAAAACAAGAAATTAAAAGAGAGAATAGTCAAAATACCTGGCATCTCAAtactgtttaaaaataaatatatatattttacggaaacatagtaaatagtcattaaattaaaaatttcGAGGTTCGAAATTGTCCAGACAACGGTTTAAATTTGAATAGTAGATCTATGACAGTACCTCCCCTCCGTTACTGATAATTAACTTCATACAAGTTTACAAAAACTAACGCCAAAATGCAAATGAATCCTTATCTTTGTCTTTTCATTCAATAGTCAACCTGCTACCTTCTACTTCCCTGTTTTTACAAAGTCTGATAAAAGGATCAGTGATCTTGAGATCGTTagaattataaattatttaaaaaggaTACCAATGGAGACAATTACTCTGAAGACCTATTCCTCACTACATCAAAAAGCATACAACATCTCGATGACGCAAGTCATACTTATGTAGTAAGTCTTGTTGGAAGTATAAATTTGCAAgtgatcattatcatcatcataaaatCAAAGCTacttaacaaataaatttggaaagcgAAAAAAGGTAGGAACATAAAGAATTcaggattagaatttgggagaacacatagagtggatgcacttttgccatggctcaaaatcgtctgcgatggcgaaggtgcatacactgtttgtgttctatcaaattctaatcttctgaattcttcatgtccatatcttttttctctctcaaaatttatttcactggattatactccttcaataacatcttcaaaccctaatctttcacattaatgcttatactcttactacctctaccactatgggatttgaatcaacaactggacctctgtgctaatgtggtatggcaactcgaactgatgtacgtacgtaagaAGTTGTGCggtgtgactgactgactgacttaacaAATACCTAAAACTGGTGAATGCTGGACGattatttttgataaaattaCCTCAGTTGTAATTTAGGAAAAACCACGTCTACAGAACACAGGAAGACATGTAAGTACCATATCATGGTTTATGTAATAACATATAAATACATACTTAAGATTTTTCATAGAGTGGATGCCTTACCTTTATTTGAAGCTTCATGACATCTCCGCAGGCCGGTGCACCAACCAAACCAGTACCGACAGACGTGTCTTTCTTATCGAGTGAGCCTACATTACGAGGGTTCTCATAATGATCTATGACATTCTTGTGATACGCCGACGCATGCTGTCTTAGACATCTTGTAATGGTTGACTGACATATCCCAAGACGAGAAATCATCGTGTAAGTTCGTCAATTGACCACTATTGTATACAGCACTAAAAAACACAAACTAAGTATCGGAAATCAACACAAAAGATGAAAGAGCAAGAGTTACTTGCTGAGACTAAAATACCGAAAAACCTCAATACTGGTAAGTGACGTCATCAGCTACCGAGGTATTGTATTTAATCAGCTAATTGTAACAAAAATAACTTTGAATAAAGTATATGATGAACGAGTACATCTATGAGAGGAGTAAAAGCGATTGATAGTGAGACGTAATATGGTAAACTTACCTCTTATGGAAGTCAGTAATTAACCACCATGTAATTTTTGGGACATCCTTGTTTATCCAGTAAGATAGAAAGCGAATTGTTACTATGCGATTATCTTAGATTACGTTAATAAATGTATCAAAGCTGAAGACTAATTCTCATCATTATTGtcgataaataatatttataactaTTGCCAATGTTTGTCTCGACTGCCAACAAAAGTACATTAACGATCGAATTCTGTCGATAACTATTACGGACTAAACAAACACGACACTGATTGACCCTCAGAAATCGACAATTGTAAATATCTTAGTCCTGTAAGGGGCTATCAGAGAAGTGAATAGCTTGTAGGTAATGTTTTCAACTGGCACAGGCTGACTAAGGGTTCAGATCacgagaaaaatatttttctcagaATTTCAGTCCCTGTCGATAAGTCTAAACTAGAAAGAAACCTGGGCTCAGAAATTCCTCCTGATAGTCTTTAGTCACGTAGTATCAACGTATGCAAGATGTGCTTTGTGATCAGATCATAAGTTATCAACTCAACTGCTGGGAAACATAAAAATGCAACTCAGAAACCACACACAGATCTGTGCAACAAATAAACTTTAGGTGAATAATAATACTACACAGATATGCAAATTATCGTTGATACCCTACAGGTTTTCAATCACCAAGTACAAAGTATTACTCAAGGCTTGGTATACAACGAAAGAATTCGACAACCCAACAGTTTTTTAACAATTTAGAAACTTTGGCAATCCAGACTGATCTCACGCTCCTTAATCTGCTTACCATGGTATATGGTCAGCACTACCAAATTCTGACACCCAGACATAGTGGTAAAAAAGAAAGTGTAAATGGGAGTAAATAAAGATATAAATGAGAGCAACCACAAGTGAAATGAAGTTTAAATCCTATGTCGTCAATATTCTCTGACTATATTTTGATATCTGACTGACTAAATCTTGAAAggtatttttattcaaaatcgTGACATTCTATAACAATTGTGATTGCTCTTAGTGCCATAACTTGATGAATTGGCGCATCGGTCAACCGAGTTTTACATCTCACTAGGATAGATGTTAAGATTGTATAATAGACTTGTACTAGGCGAAATTCAGATGAATTGAAGAGTGTCACCAAAATGAACTTAACATTTGAAAGGaaatcctccaaagcttccTAGAATTGCCACTGTTTATTCTACTGGTCTCAAAAAAAAGGAATTACATCTGGTGGTTCGCTTCTACCCAGAAGTTACTTTGTGTACTAAAGGAGCATACAGAGTGGCGTGTGAGGAGGGCTATAAAGATGGATCGAAATCCCAATGGACGCACAGAATGCACTTATACTTAAAATCGAAAGCAACTGACAACACTTAGCAGTAACACAAGCCCCAGATTAGAACAATTTTGGAATCGAAAGAAGTTAGTTTAACCCACTCACCTCCCGATTTTAGTGTATAGCGAGACTTTAATTTATGAACGAGACAATCAGAAACGTTTGAGGGATTCCAAGGTCACGGAGCCAAtatcagtacctgatgctcacaGTGggttttagagaagacgtgacaattaagcggctacaataaatgggaccactgagaagttcctttatttgtaattgcggtaatcaaaaGACTTCCGGACCTTATGCaaactaccgtgatgttgtccttcgatgtgaTATATGTTGGGGGAAGacgtctgctagaataggaacttttttccCTCGATctagattgagactaaggcatattataatcaTTGCTGCGAAAAGCACCAGTATTATCGGCTACAATATTCGcggatgttactgaagcttcggatGTTCAGAGGTATGAGTATTGTGGGGATATATGCGTAACAAAAATGACAAGCTTACACGACCGGAGTatatacaaacaatattgaagctatgtggtcgaggttGAGAGgctttgtgaccttatcatggctccagagaccaagaattctggagccatatggatgagttcctctaccttatgcattacgattttagaacctttgaacctctttctaaccttgacaagctTCTGAACCATATAAGAGAAGtatatccactttaattctttggttttgtataacaTGTCTTCACTCTatactgtttactgattgactaatattcctcaaggtcacttatgattcgttcaaaggttgtCCACAAATTAGAGTCTCCCCCCAAAAGTTACGATTGACATTTAACCAAAATGATAAAATTTTCTTCAATATCGGGAGATTGGGTTGCTACAAAACGACGGTAAAAAGCCAACTGAAAAACGTGACCAAATATGAAGGTTAGGAATGAAGAACAACTATATTCCTGCTATATAATCAATACTGTATAATAACTTCCTTTACTATGGAGACAAGTGATCGGCGTTACATGAACCCAAAAGAAACTGATTATTTGAGAGGGTTGGTATTGAATACCACCATTATTACCTTCAAAGAGAATTTGAACTTATTTAGTTCTGCTAACTACAGGGTCCTTATTACTGAAAACAAGTGAGTAAGTACAAACTAACATGCACACTGTTACAATGTAACAGTATTAAGAATCAAAACATGTGGCGTTACTAATGTGTCTTTTTCTTACTGCACGGCAGCGAAGAGTGGGTGTACTGGAAGAAGAGGAACAAACCCTACGTAATTTGGATCTACAGAACAGTGGATAAAACTATTCTGTAATAGGTTTTCCCTCTTTGTACCCAAACCGCGTCCTTTCTTTTTTTACAAGCACAACAGACATTTTTGAAAACCAAAAAATGCGGCTACGGTTCAGtaagtcttcagtcttcagtaataaggataggaggtctagtgacctattttaatccttgcagcttgttacactgtggaggtccaatctcgtcctgaatatatcaacaaaaggtgctgatattaggtgttctggtagagaatttcagtgcagaggacaagctgtgaatcacatgtgtagaaattcaaaaacttcaattctacccaaagtttgtgctgatgatgtcgttcagaaagacgatgaaagctccacgaccaaatcatccagctcaaagaacaaaccaacatcagaatttcagtaattcactactcggtgcgagaaacgaaactccagacgtagacgatttgatctcggtttttggactttctttgaatgtcctctcaaatgaccagccctagacgggaggaaaatATAGGACTTGTTAGTACCAAGGccatcgttcaggatacgatatgccaatattagatcaccccgtttTCGCCGGTAAGAtgacggaaataagttgaggtgtctcagcctgtcttcataagataggccagataggccttttaccatttttgtcccgcggcg
This genomic interval from Schistosoma mansoni strain Puerto Rico chromosome W, complete genome contains the following:
- a CDS encoding putative nitrogen fixation protein nifu; amino-acid sequence: MISRLGICQSTITRCLRQHASAYHKNVIDHYENPRNVGSLDKKDTSVGTGLVGAPACGDVMKLQIKVDENGKIIDAKFKTFGCGSAIASSSLATEWVKGKTIDEAAKIKNSDIAKELKLPPVKLHCSMLAEDAIQAAIKDYKKKST